A single Streptomyces sp. 2114.4 DNA region contains:
- a CDS encoding TetR/AcrR family transcriptional regulator, with protein sequence MARPRKPLLSRERIVSTALALIDSEGLPALSTRRLAAELGVSGPSLYNHFTTKDEILDAVADTVIAQVDVSALETGEDWRAGLLDWARSYRAALAAHPHIVPFLAQGPGRRPAGLKMADAAFGGMVEAGWPPAQATRVCAMVRYFVAGSALGSFARGFVDDPSAYDPADYPHLGQAHLLAEHQRQVDEGAFETGLRALVDGLALQHPGLVPPNGG encoded by the coding sequence ATGGCCCGACCCCGTAAGCCCCTGCTGAGCCGCGAACGCATCGTCTCCACGGCGCTGGCGCTCATCGACTCCGAAGGGCTGCCGGCGCTCTCCACCCGGCGACTGGCGGCGGAGCTGGGGGTGAGCGGGCCCTCCCTCTACAACCACTTCACGACCAAGGACGAGATCCTCGACGCGGTGGCCGACACGGTCATCGCCCAGGTCGATGTGTCGGCGCTGGAGACGGGCGAGGACTGGCGCGCCGGGCTGCTCGACTGGGCCCGCTCCTACCGCGCGGCGCTCGCCGCCCATCCGCACATCGTGCCGTTCCTCGCCCAGGGGCCAGGGCGCCGCCCCGCCGGACTGAAGATGGCCGACGCGGCGTTCGGCGGCATGGTCGAGGCGGGCTGGCCGCCCGCCCAGGCCACCAGGGTCTGTGCGATGGTCCGCTACTTCGTCGCCGGCTCCGCGCTGGGCTCTTTCGCCCGCGGCTTCGTGGACGACCCGAGCGCCTACGACCCCGCCGACTATCCGCATCTGGGCCAGGCCCATCTGCTCGCGGAGCATCAACGGCAGGTGGACGAGGGAGCGTTCGAGACCGGGCTGCGGGCCCTGGTGGACGGCCTGGCGCTGCAACACCCGGGACTCGTACCACCGAACGGCGGCTGA